The nucleotide sequence cccctttggactgtggggaaaaccagagcacccagaggaaatctcgggggaaacagggagaacgtacaaactccttgacAGGCAGCTGAGGGAAATGAACTGGttttgtaaagcgttgtgctaaccactacactaccgtgtgatgggaattgaacccgggtcactggttttgtaaagcgttgtgctaaccactacactaccgtgtgatgggaattgaacccgggtcactggtactgtaaatcattgtgctaaccactacactactgtgtgatgggaattgaacctgggtcactggtactgtaaatcattgtgctaaccactacactactgtgtgatgggaattgaacccgagtcactggtactgtaaatcattgtgctaaccactacactaccgtgtgatgggaattgaacccgggtcactggtactgtaaatcattgtgctaaccactacactactgtgtgatgggaattgaacctgggtcactggtactgtagatcattgtgctaaccactacactactgtgtgatgggaactgaacccgagtcactggtactgtaaatcattgtgctaaccactacactaccgtgtgatgggaattgaacccgggtcactggtactgtaaatcattgtgctaaccactacactaccgtgtgatgggaattgaacccgggtcactggtactgtaaattattgtgctaaccactacactaccgtgtgatgggaattgaacccgggtcactggtactgtaaatcattgtgctaaccactacactaccgtgtgatgggaattgaacccgagacactggtactgtaaatcattgtgctaaccactacactactgtgcgatgggaattgaacccgggtcactggttttgtaaagcgttgtgctaaccactacactaccgtgtgatgggaattgaacccgggtcactggtactgtaaatcattgtgctaaccactacactaccgtgtgatgggaattgaacccgggtcactggtactgtaaatcattgtgctaaccactacactaccgtgtgatgggaattgaacccgggtcactggtactgtaaatcattgtgctaaccactacactaccgtgtgatgggaattgaacccgggtcactggtactgtaaatcattgtgctaaccactacactactgtgtgatgggaattgaacccgggtcactggtattgtaaagcattgtgctaaccactacactggaAATAAACCcagaaaattattttaaattaagtTTATAAATTTTAAGCAGGTGATATTATTTCAAATTATAGAAATATTGATTTGAAAAATTGTATTAATAAGGTACTGCAGGAAGCAGAGTGATTTTTAAAATAAGCCAGTTATGATTAAGTAGGACATATTAGAGGAATGAACTTTGCAGTGAGATTCAAAATATTAGTTGGGCTGTTTACACAGAGTAATGCAGTTTGATGGATGACAGAATGCATACTTCAAACAGGAAGTGTAAATTAACCCTCCACTATCATTTGTGGTGTTGTCCACAGAATTAGCCATTCTCCCAGATCAAGCCATCCTATAGTACATAGCTGCCCAAAAGGGACAACGCAACTAGACAAGTTGTTGAACAAGACATATGGCATGCttgttttcattggctgtggtattgagtataagaattgATATATGATGGTACAGCTGCACAAAACTTTGGttagactgcacctggagtactgagtgcagttcTGTACAGAACTTTGGTTagtctgcacctggagtactgtgtgcagttctgtacaGAACTTTGGTTagtctgcacctggagtactgtgtgcagttctgtacaGAACTTTGGTTagtctgcacctggagtactgagtgcagttcTGTACAGAACTTTGGTTagtctgcacctggagtactgtgtgcagttctgtacaGAATATTGGTTagtctgcacctggagtactgtgtgcagttctgtacaGAATATTGGTTagtctgcacctggagtactgtgtgcagttctgtacaGAATATTGGTTagtctgcacctggagtactgtgtgcagttctgtacaGACTATTGGTTagtctgcacctggagtactgtgtgcagttctgtacaGAATATTGGTTagtctgcacctggagtactgtgtgcagttctgtactgaatattggttagactgcacctggagtactgtgttcagttctgtacAGAACTTTGGTTagtctgcacctggagtactgtgtgcagttctgtacaGAACTTTGGTTagtctgcacctggagtactgtgtgcagttctgtttgcCACCATATAGGAATTGTAGCATTACGACAAAGAGGGTGAGGAAAAGTTTCACAAGGATGTGACTGGGACTGgagagcttgagttataaggagagtttGAAGAGGCTAAGACTGTTTTCTCTTGTAcaaaggagaatgagggatgcTTATATTGAGCAGGGCTTACCAACCAGGGGTCCATGAACCTCTTGCTCAATGGTATGGTCCCTGGTTGGGAAGCCCCGATCCAGAGATTTATAAAGTTATGAATGACATAGATAGAATCGAGTCACGGTATTTTTTTCCATGAGTATGTGAGTCTAAAGCTAGAaagcacaggtttaaagtgaagGAAGGAGGACTCAAAGGGAAGCTGATGAGCAAGTATTTTACACTTGTGATGGTGGGGCGATGCAATGTCCTGCCGAAAGGGCTGGTAGATTCAACATTTAAAACACTTTGGAAGGTTCATGGATAGAAATGTTTTCAAATAGTCACTCAGAAAGATTTCTGCTCAGCATGGATGAACTGAACCAAAGGGCTTGTTTATGTGCTGTCTGCATCCATGAAAACCATGAACTGGAccaaaggcaaacacgaggaaatctgcagatgctgtaaattcaagcaacacacacaaaatgctggtggaacacagcaggccaggcagcatctataggaataagtacagacgacatttcgggccaagaccctttgtcaggactaactgaaagaagagatagtaagagattgaaaagtgggagtgggaggggtgatccaaaatgataggagaagacaggaagggaGGAATGAAGCTATgatctggaaagttgattggcaaaagggatacacagctggagaaaaaggggatcatgggatggggtatgaaggggagggggacattaatggaagttagagaagtcaatgttcatgccatcaggttggaggtaccgagatggaatataaggtgttgttcctccaacctgagtgtggctttatcttgacagtagaggaggctgtggattgacatatcagaatggaaatgagacgtggaattaaaatgtgtggccaaaaggagatcctgctttctctggcggacagagcataggtgttcagtgaaatggtccccCAGTCTGCGTTGagcctcaccaatatataaaaggccacaccgggagcaccagatgcagtataccacaccagctgactcacaggtgaagtgttgcctcacctggaaggactgtctggggccctgaatggtggtaaaggagaaaatgtaagggcaggtgtagcacttgttccgcttacaaggataagtgccaggagggagatcggtgtgaagggatgggggggacaaatggacaagggagtcgcataggatCCCTGCGGAcccgaaggctggtggggtgataggtgaggacaagtggaaccctatcctgagtggggtggcgggcagatggggtgagcgcagaggtacgtgaaatgggagagatgcgtttgagagcagcgttgatggtggaggaagggaagcccctttctttaaaaagggaagacatctccttcgtcctggaatgaaaagcctcatcctgagagcagatgcagtggagatggaggaattgtgagaaggggatggcgtttttgtaagagacagggtgggaagaggaatagtccaggtagctgtgagactctgtaggcttatagtagatattagtagataggccgtctccagaggtGGAGTCAGaaggatcaagaaaggggagggaggtgtcagaaatggaccaggtaaatttaagggcagggtgaaagttggagacaaagttaatgaagtcaatgagctcagcatgcgtgcaggaagcagcaccaatgcagtcgtcgatgtagcaaaggaaaagtagGGGACGGATACCAgcataggcttggaacatggactgttccacaaagccaacaaaaaggcaggcagagctgggacccatacaggtgcccatggctacacctttggtttggaggaagtgggaggagccaaaggagaaattattaagagtaagaactaattccactagacagaggagagcggtggtagaggggaactggttaggtctggaatccaaaacaaAGCAGAgaactttgagaccttcctggtgaggGATGGATGAATTTAgagactggacgtccatggtgaagatAAGGTGGTGGGGACCAGGGaacaaaatcattgaaaaaattcaaagcatgagaagtgtcatgaacataggtgtgAAGGGATTGAAGAAGTGGGTGTAAGACAGTGTCAagatatgcagaaatgagttcggtgtggcaggagcaagctgagacaataggtctatgtggacaggcaggtttgtggatcttgggcagGGGGTAGAAATGCAAAGtgtgggttgtgggaacaatgaggttgctggcagtggatgggagatccccagagctgataaggtagGTGATGGTGTGGAAGACAATGGCCTGGTTAAGTGGGGTCATGGTCGAAGAccaaaatgcctgtttctgtactgtctgACTCCATGGATACCGTGAActggaccaaagggcctatttctgtgccgtCTTACTCCACGGAAACCATGaactggaccaaagggcctgtttctgtgctgtctgacTCTTTGGTAACCGTGaactggaccaaagggcctgtttctgtgccatctGACTCCATGGTAACCATGaactggaccaaagggcctgtttctgtgccatctGACTCCATGGTAACCATGaactggaccaaagggcctgtttctgtactgtctgACTCCATGGTAACCATGaactggaccaaagggcctgtttctgtactgtctgACTCCATGGATACTGTGaactggaccaaagggcctgtttctgtgccgtctGACTCCATGGTAACGGTGAAcgggaccaaagggcctgtttctgtgccgtctGACTCCATGGATACTGTGAACTggagcaaagggcctgtttctgtgctgtctgacTCCATGGATACTGTGaactggaccaaagggcctgtttctatgccgtCTGACTCCATGGATACTGTGaactggaccaaagggcctgtttctgtgctggctGACTCCGTGGTAACCATGaactggaccaaagggcctgtttctgtgctgtctgacTCCATGGATACTGTGaactggaccaaagggcctgtttctgtactgtctgACTCCATGGATACTGTGaactggaccaaagggcctgtttctgtgctgtctgacTCCATGGATACTGTGaactggaccaaagggcctgtttctgtgctgtctgacTCTATGGTAACCATGaactggaccaaagggcctgtttctgtgccgtctGACTCCATGGTAACCGTGAACtggactaaagggcctgtttctgtgccgtctGACTCCATGGTAACCGTGaactggaccaaagggcctgtttctgtgctgtctgacTCCATcaaaacagaacagcacaggaaccagCTCTTCAGCCCTCAGTGCTGTACTGAACCAATTAAACTAGCACAGTTTAAATTAAACCAGTTGGCCTCTGACCCCATTATGCCCATatctaaacatgagaaaatctgcaaatgctggaaatccaaagcaacacacacaaaatacctgaGCGATTCAGGAGGCTAGGTACTCAGAGTTAGTAGTCGAtgctttgggcagagacccttcttcaggactgggtcAGAACAATGAGTCTACCTGGACAGAcaggtttatggatcttgggtaggaggtagaaagggGAGGTATGGAGTAGAGGAACTGtgagttggtggcagtggatgggaggttAATAAGGTGGGTGATGGTACAGGAGATAAGGGCCTGGTGGTGCTTACTGAGGTCCTGTTCAAAGGTTAAGTAAGagaaggtgtctgagagttgttgcCTGGCCAAGCTCAGTTCCTCAGACTACGATGgcatctgcgggtttgatggtgaggttaggattagtgtgaAGACAGTGGAGAGCAACATTTTCAGAAGGACAGAGGTCAGAATTGGAGAGACAAGTGTTAAACTCAAGCTGGTTGATATCTTGTCAGCAGTTAGTAataaaaagatccagagcaggcagaagaccagagtgcaGTGCCCAGGAGAAGGATGAGGGTTGAATATGGGAGAAGGGGGTCATCAGTGTGGGTAATCACTGTCCATATTTTTCCATTTTCCTCCCATTCATGTgcctaggcagtgcattccaggcacccaccacattCTGTACATAAAAACTTGCTCCTCACATCTCGGTTGAAGTTATTCCTCCTCACCTTAAATACACATCCTCCGGTATTAGACTTTTTagcccttggaaaaagatacCATCTGGCCACTTTGCCTATACTTCTGGAATCCGCTGATTGTAGACCAGCTTCTGTTTGAAAAAGGCCTCAAACGAATCTTTTAATCAGCAGATTGCACTAACAGTGAGACCTTTATAAATCTAGTAGTGATATAAATTAATACTGGTATTTTTTGCTTGGCCGGGCTTACTTTGTTCAGTGCGATTGAAAAACATAACTTCTGAATAATAACTGTTCTGTGCTTTACAATGAAACATTGTGATCACTGTAATTTATTCTATTGTCCAACTCTTCAAGAACCAGGTTTACATTCCATTTACCGACGTTTTTCACTGCCCGACTGGTGCTGCAGTCATCTATTACTTCCGAGTTACTTGTTGCAGGGTCCTGTCCGATCTTATTCTGGGCCGTTAAAATGAACTTGTTAGAAATTGGATGTGTGTTGATGTCTCTCTGCTTGACTTTTGAAGAGCACATCTGAAATTGAAAGGCAGCTTGAAAGCTTCGGCGAAAGTTCTTGTTGAAGTAACCGTAAATGATGGGGTTGACGCTGCTGTTGCAGAATGCCAGCCAGTGGGCAAAGGGATAAATGTAGAAATTGATTATTCTGAATTTGTTGTACGAAAGGTTGGTGTAGTCAGTCAACATTGTTACGGCCCAGAGTGGCAGCCATGACAGGGTGAACATCAGAGCTACTATTCCTAACATCTTGATGACTCGCCGCTTCTTTTGAGACACAGCGTTGCGATTTTCCTGTTGAACTGCTTCTCCAACAGGTGCGCTCATTTTATAAAGAGTCATCCCCATCCTTGCATACATAATCACAAGAAGGGACAAAGGAGCCAAGTAAATGTTGGAAAACAAAATGGTTGTGTAAATTTTTCTCATTTTCTGACTTGGCCATGCCTCGTAACACTGATAGCAAGCGTACGTAGTCTTGCTGCTGTGGACGATCCTTACATTGTCAGGCAACTTGGTCACCTTCAGCATGACTGCAGAAGGACACATGATGGAGATTGCAAGAAGCCAAATCACAGCAATGATGATGGTTGCAACAGTCATGTTCAGTTTTTGTTTGAAAGGATAAACAATACATCTGAATCTGTAAAAGAATTATATGAAGCAAATGCTAGTTTAATTATTTCCACAATGTATATAGTTGCTGTACATATGTTCACAGTCATATGGGATGTATTGAATTGGCAAAGCAACTTCTCAGCTGACTGTTGGATTCCTAGAAAAAGTGAAGAGCATTATATAACACTGCAGAGGTACCCCACCACTAATGTCAAGGGGATATTTTAGCACAGTTGAACAAAACTGATAGAAGTTCTTTGTTAATTTGTGCATATAGGAATATCTGGATTAGGTACAATGGTAGGATATCCAGCCTTTTCTGCATAAATTATCAAGATCAATCTAAATTTTCCTGCAATGTCTTGATATtcttgattcccttaatatctGGAAATCCATCAATTTCCATTGTGAATGATCATAACGACCAGGTCTCTATTGTCCTTGGAACAGAGGATTCTGTGGAACAAGATTGACCAGAACGATGAACAAGGTATAGGTATAGGCATCCGtcagtctcaagagaccatggagtTGCACCCTTGAAAAATCTAACCACAGTAGTCTGCAGCGTTGATTGTCACTGAAGAGGCCCAGCAGGGAGTGACAGTCCTGTGATGAGTGGCCTGTAGGTCCACCTCTTGACGTTTCTGCTTTAGTGAACAGGGAAGGTGACGGATTGGAGAAACTGATAATATTGGTATTGAATATTTGAAAATGGTTTGTTTCAGGATTACAGATTCAAACACTGTGGGGCATCTGGGGGGAGGATAGTCAGTAAAATATTGCTTTTCGTACAGATGTTTTGGAATTCCCCACCTATAAAAGTGCTGGAAACAGTCAAACAGAACTTTCAAAGGGATGGGCACTTGTGGGAAGTGGTATTGAACAGATGGACCAAAAAACCTCCTTCTTTGCTATAACAATTCCATAACTCTACGGTTTTTATTTTATTACTAATAATGATAATGATTTCATCATAAGCACAACAGACTGGCCATTGCATCATTAATATGTTCAGGTCAAATTGAAATGAGTTACACCAAGAGTGACTTTTCCCTCAGATAATTGAGCCAGGAAATGGAATGATGGCAATATTTGATTTCAAGTTGCTGGCAGATAAGATTGAACTCAGACAAGAATGAAAAGAtgtatattgggaaatgaaaccaGGCTGCAGTGAATGGCGGGCCCTGTGGAGTGTTGTTGAACAGGGTGACTGAGAGGTTCAAGGACATGCAGTACCTTGCAGTACATAGTGAAATTCTGTTCAATTCCTTTGGCGACACCAGTTTCATTGACATTAAATAACTCAGCATTGCCCATAATAAATAACTCACTTGTTCTGGACTCATTTTGCAACCCTACATTTTTATTCCCTCCACCACTGACTGACACAAAGTCTGCCAGACTGAAAAGGTATCACAACAATTGTCAAGGTGAAGACATCTTTGACAGTAATTTCTGAATTCATATCAACCACTAGGAAGAACAAAACATTAAATACCTTGGAGCTCATCAGGACTTGCACCATTCTGATGCATGTGGATCTCAATTCTGGAAATGCCTGGTCAGATACTTTGTAGGAATGACTTTTTCAGTTATACCATTGCAGTTCATAAGGCTTCTCACCATTTTGAGAGTAATAAATACTGTCCTTGCATCTCATAAGTTGTGATAATTCTGTGATTCATTGCATTTGTCAGAGGTGGGGAAAGTGTGCATTATTCCACTCCCTAAGGCTGCTGAAACTCTGCTAAAGATGCTTGAGTTAGAACGTCAAACTTTTGTTGGTTTGTGACAAGCCTCCAATCCAGTGACATCTTATCTGCAGAGTTTCACTTTAACACCACCAGATTGAAAGTGCATTTATCATTCAAGAATGTATAACTTATATAAGCTTGAaatttgtttgctcacaggtagccacaaagcaagaaacacgaaagaaaaacaaaactaaAAGACCAATACttgatgtgcaagagaaagaaaaaaaacacaaatcatacaaagaattgaagtgaacaacaacatTCCGAAACacattgagtcctcagatctgaaccctgTAGCAGCCCACAATAGGCATAAAGCCACATATATCATACATTATTACTGTATTGATGTAAAAATGTTGTTATTTGTACAAATCACCTCCAAATTTTCATCTTTGCATGCTGCCTGATTCATGAATTTTTTTGGACTACCTTT is from Hypanus sabinus isolate sHypSab1 chromosome 5, sHypSab1.hap1, whole genome shotgun sequence and encodes:
- the npffr2a gene encoding neuropeptide FF receptor 2a codes for the protein MNEELDQNGTAEKENHSFLINGSTSYFYLQNNVTYLPFYQHTTSVATIFIISYLLIFLLCMLGNSLVCFIVVRNRHMWTVTNLFILNLAISDLLVGIFCMPTTLVDNILTGWPFGNFVCKMSGLVQGISVSASVFTLVAIAVDRFRCIVYPFKQKLNMTVATIIIAVIWLLAISIMCPSAVMLKVTKLPDNVRIVHSSKTTYACYQCYEAWPSQKMRKIYTTILFSNIYLAPLSLLVIMYARMGMTLYKMSAPVGEAVQQENRNAVSQKKRRVIKMLGIVALMFTLSWLPLWAVTMLTDYTNLSYNKFRIINFYIYPFAHWLAFCNSSVNPIIYGYFNKNFRRSFQAAFQFQMCSSKVKQRDINTHPISNKFILTAQNKIGQDPATSNSEVIDDCSTSRAVKNVGKWNVNLVLEELDNRINYSDHNVSL